A window of Falsibacillus pallidus genomic DNA:
AGAAAACTAAAAGGATACACACAGGAAGGGCTGGCAAAAGACCTTGGCGTTTCTGTATCTTTATTAGGAGAAATAGAAAGAGGCAATCGGCAGCCTTCAGAAGAACTGCTTCTGGGAGTGGCTAAAATCCTTGGTATAACGGTAGAGGAGTTGACTCCTCCTCAAGATATGCAAGATTAATATAGGAAGGAGGTGCTCTTCCGTGCTGAAAATTGGAGACATCGAAATGAAGAACCAAGTCGTCCTTGCACCGATGGCAGGCATCTGCAACTCTGCATTCCGTCTGACTGTTAAAGAATTCGGTGCCGGCTTGGTCTGTGCAGAGATGATCAGCGATAAAGGAATTGTTTTGCAAAATGCCAAAACGTTGAACATGCTGTACATTGATGAGCGTGAAAAACCGCTGAGCCTGCAAATTTTTGGCGGGGAAAAAGAAACGCTTGTAGAAGCGGCGAAGTTTGTCGATAAAAATACAACAGCAGACATCATCGATATCAATATGGGATGTCCAGTTCCGAAAATCACAAAATGTGATGCAGGAGCCAAGTGGCTTCTCGACCCTGACAAAATCTATGAAATGGTAGCTTCAGTTGTTGACGCCGTCGACAAACCTGTCACAGTGAAAATGCGTACAGGTTGGGATGAAGACCATATCTATGCAATACAAAACGCTCAGGCTGTAGAAAGAGCGGGCGGAAAAGCCGTTTCCCTTCATGGCCGTACACGTGTGCAATTGTATGAAGGAAACGCGGATTGGGACATCATCAAAGAAGTAAAGAAAAACATCAGCATTCCTTTGATTGGAAACGGAGATGTCCAAACACCCCAGGATGCAAAACGCATGCTTGAAGAAACGGGTGTCGATGGTGTCATGATCGGCCGCGCAGCACTTGGCGACCCATGGATGATCTATCGTACGGTCAATTACCTGGAGACAGGGGAATTGGTGGATGAACCATCAGTACGCGAGAAAATCAATGTATGCATTCTTCACCTCGACCGTTTGATTGCGTTGAAAAGTGAACACATCGCAGTGAGAGAAAT
This region includes:
- a CDS encoding helix-turn-helix domain-containing protein — its product is MEADKWGRRIRAFRKLKGYTQEGLAKDLGVSVSLLGEIERGNRQPSEELLLGVAKILGITVEELTPPQDMQD
- the dusB gene encoding tRNA dihydrouridine synthase DusB; translation: MLKIGDIEMKNQVVLAPMAGICNSAFRLTVKEFGAGLVCAEMISDKGIVLQNAKTLNMLYIDEREKPLSLQIFGGEKETLVEAAKFVDKNTTADIIDINMGCPVPKITKCDAGAKWLLDPDKIYEMVASVVDAVDKPVTVKMRTGWDEDHIYAIQNAQAVERAGGKAVSLHGRTRVQLYEGNADWDIIKEVKKNISIPLIGNGDVQTPQDAKRMLEETGVDGVMIGRAALGDPWMIYRTVNYLETGELVDEPSVREKINVCILHLDRLIALKSEHIAVREMRKHAAWYLKGIKGHAKVRNAINECESRDAYVSLLMNLVEEQEAKSMQVV